Proteins encoded together in one Schumannella luteola window:
- a CDS encoding CPBP family intramembrane glutamic endopeptidase, whose protein sequence is MDAVFAARLALLLLVTAVLIWRGVLKDREQYARFRRLTSTWARQRVYRRWLIEGFTVFAGLTVVILLAVAGDVGRMLAELRAWGPFGLLLPGLDGGRGTTIGIALGVLFLVALALPAILLRGKVDEIPAVGDVRALLPRNRRELAYGAGMSLNAGVMEELLFRLAVPTLIFSVLGAIPAIGAAAAPLAALLAILLFGSLHAYQGWRGMLTATVLGLIFFALYVATGMIWVPIAVHALFDLRSMVLLPIALAGAWRERA, encoded by the coding sequence ATGGATGCCGTCTTCGCCGCCCGGCTCGCGCTGCTGCTGCTCGTGACCGCCGTGCTGATCTGGCGCGGCGTGCTCAAGGACCGCGAGCAGTACGCGCGCTTCCGCCGCCTCACCTCGACGTGGGCGCGGCAGCGCGTCTACCGACGTTGGCTGATCGAGGGCTTCACCGTCTTCGCGGGGCTGACCGTCGTCATCCTGCTCGCCGTCGCCGGCGACGTCGGGCGGATGCTCGCCGAGCTGCGCGCCTGGGGTCCGTTCGGGCTGCTGCTGCCGGGGCTCGACGGCGGTCGCGGCACGACGATCGGGATCGCGCTCGGGGTGCTGTTCCTGGTCGCGCTCGCGCTGCCCGCGATCCTGCTGAGAGGGAAGGTCGATGAGATCCCCGCGGTCGGCGACGTGCGCGCGCTGCTGCCGCGCAACCGGCGAGAACTCGCGTACGGCGCGGGGATGTCACTCAACGCGGGCGTGATGGAGGAGCTGCTGTTCCGCCTGGCTGTGCCGACGCTGATCTTCAGCGTGCTCGGCGCGATCCCCGCTATCGGTGCGGCCGCTGCGCCCCTCGCCGCCCTGCTCGCGATCCTGCTGTTCGGCTCGCTGCACGCCTATCAGGGCTGGCGCGGAATGCTGACCGCGACGGTGCTCGGGCTGATCTTCTTCGCGCTGTATGTCGCGACCGGCATGATCTGGGTGCCGATCGCCGTGCACGCCCTGTTCGACCTGCGCTCGATGGTGCTGCTGCCGATCGCGCTGGCCGGGGCCTGGCGCGAGCGCGCGTAG
- a CDS encoding DedA family protein: MAHDLANLLGDVGPIVFYLVVWGLVFAGTALFVGVFIPFITGDSLLFGAGILTGTHDDLSIWILAPGVGIAAVLGDQVGFWLGRRFGRPYLTKRNGRWVKGGIRRAERFYELFGWWSVVISRYIPWGRVFIPPIAGISGMKYWRFLTANIVGALSWGVLITVIGYFAAVNPTVRPIAYAVAGVVIAISIVAGIRAWVLDRRSRRAAEADGEADAAVELDAKAATAES, translated from the coding sequence ATGGCCCACGACCTCGCGAATCTGCTCGGCGACGTGGGGCCGATCGTGTTCTACCTCGTGGTGTGGGGGCTCGTGTTTGCGGGCACCGCGCTGTTCGTGGGCGTGTTCATCCCGTTCATCACGGGGGACTCGCTGCTGTTCGGCGCCGGCATCCTCACCGGTACGCACGACGACCTGTCGATCTGGATCCTCGCCCCCGGCGTCGGCATCGCCGCCGTGCTCGGCGACCAGGTCGGGTTCTGGCTCGGACGGCGGTTCGGGCGTCCGTACCTGACCAAGCGAAACGGGCGATGGGTGAAGGGCGGCATCCGCCGCGCCGAGCGCTTCTACGAGCTCTTCGGATGGTGGTCGGTCGTCATCAGCCGCTACATCCCGTGGGGTCGCGTCTTCATCCCGCCGATCGCCGGCATCAGCGGCATGAAGTACTGGCGCTTCCTCACCGCGAACATCGTCGGCGCGCTCAGCTGGGGCGTGCTCATCACCGTCATCGGCTACTTCGCCGCCGTCAACCCGACCGTGCGCCCGATCGCCTACGCGGTCGCGGGCGTCGTGATCGCCATCTCGATCGTCGCCGGCATCCGCGCCTGGGTGCTCGACCGGCGCTCGCGTCGTGCGGCCGAAGCAGATGGTGAGGCGGATGCGGCGGTCGAGCTGGATGCGAAGGCCGCCACCGCGGAGTCCTGA
- a CDS encoding SDR family oxidoreductase produces the protein MKVFVTGASGWIGSAVTDELVANGHEVVGLVRSDAAAERVRTAGAEPLLGGLDDLDSLRRGAEQAEAVVHLANKHDWSNPAESNRAERVAVETLVDVLAGSDRRFALASGTAFWPGKVVTENDAVPFSGPEAPRGGTEALALDAVDRGVHSIALRFAPTVHGEGGEHGFIPQIVAAARRNGVAGYVGDGSARWSAVHRRDAATAVRLALGAAPAGFRAHVVGEQEVATRDIAAAIAESLGLPTASVDPDDAAEHFGFIGAFWAIDMPASNAITRETLGWTPTSPTLIEDIAAGHYLHEA, from the coding sequence ATGAAGGTCTTCGTCACCGGAGCATCCGGCTGGATCGGATCCGCCGTGACCGACGAGCTCGTCGCGAACGGTCACGAGGTCGTCGGCCTCGTGCGCTCCGACGCCGCCGCCGAGCGCGTGCGCACCGCCGGAGCCGAGCCGCTGCTCGGCGGACTCGACGACCTCGACTCGCTGCGCCGCGGCGCCGAGCAAGCCGAGGCGGTCGTGCACCTCGCCAACAAGCACGACTGGTCGAACCCGGCTGAGTCGAACCGCGCCGAGCGCGTCGCCGTCGAGACCCTCGTCGACGTGCTGGCCGGCAGCGACCGCCGCTTCGCGCTCGCCTCGGGCACCGCGTTCTGGCCCGGCAAGGTCGTCACCGAGAACGACGCCGTGCCGTTCTCCGGCCCCGAAGCCCCGCGCGGAGGGACCGAGGCGCTCGCCCTCGACGCCGTCGACCGCGGCGTGCACAGCATCGCGCTGCGCTTCGCCCCGACCGTGCACGGCGAGGGCGGAGAGCACGGCTTCATCCCGCAGATCGTCGCGGCCGCCCGGCGCAACGGCGTCGCCGGCTACGTGGGCGACGGATCGGCGCGCTGGTCAGCGGTGCACCGTCGTGACGCCGCCACGGCCGTGCGCCTCGCGCTCGGCGCCGCGCCCGCCGGCTTCCGCGCGCACGTCGTCGGCGAGCAGGAGGTCGCGACCCGCGACATCGCCGCGGCCATCGCCGAGTCGCTCGGTCTGCCCACGGCCTCCGTCGACCCGGACGACGCCGCCGAGCACTTCGGCTTCATCGGCGCCTTCTGGGCGATCGACATGCCGGCGTCGAACGCGATCACGCGCGAGACCCTCGGCTGGACGCCGACGAGCCCGACGCTGATCGAGGACATCGCCGCCGGGCACTACCTGCACGAGGCCTGA
- a CDS encoding protein kinase domain-containing protein, whose amino-acid sequence MPSRPRPAMPARIAGWRLGQKLGEGAFGYVVEASRLRVDGTRVEAAMKVMQQDPDMVLDLAHEFKVMKGIDSPYVVKVLDSGIEENDDDTALLWIATELVRGQDLRDEVRKGGPLTRDEWWTLAHDLLSALDATHQVGLVHLDVKPANVMRQPGRSVLVDFGIASFVAVSDPGDVGGGTPGYCSPEQVDGRIDGADLHYAADLFAAACTLTFAGIGRSPWRVPKVSARELGAALHRTLTTDPPYLTGLDAQQVQLLTPMLSVDPSKRPSAEQALEFVAEQREAHRRAAFGTAATNLGGHPAFPAQPGGAAPGAVLHGAASTPGAPSAPSQPAGPASVGSFAPGSLQPGSHQPGSLQSGSFSSNSGGGPSNGPGSHQPGSLGSGSFSSNPGTGSAPGSFGAPAQHPGASGFGGAGSASADPGTAGGSGTGTGGPATGGFGTGAPSGGPDAGITGHGTNSPSVDGLGASNPGSGGTGGSGANAPVGGGSGPAGATPGAGWNPVPDAASMPPVVPAPLLGTPGAPVPPPAGFAPPQPVAPGAAAPMNTATQHPATFVNGPLAGPSAPPSSAPISQAPMSQSFAPQSFSTPMPPQGPAPANAANEFDGGDATVHRFTNAPAAPTNPGAAHGASAADPSGEPRSYFAVWLLSWLLGVVGADRFYVGRPVSGVLKLITAGGIGVWAIMDLILLSWDVLSDGKGRRLIAPESSRGMLRAISIISGVLWTIFILLFALTTIPTT is encoded by the coding sequence ATGCCGTCCCGCCCCCGCCCCGCGATGCCCGCCCGCATCGCCGGCTGGCGACTCGGGCAGAAGCTCGGCGAGGGGGCCTTCGGCTACGTCGTCGAGGCGAGCCGGCTGCGCGTCGACGGCACGCGTGTCGAAGCGGCGATGAAGGTCATGCAGCAGGACCCCGACATGGTTCTCGACCTCGCCCACGAGTTCAAGGTCATGAAGGGCATCGACAGCCCCTACGTCGTCAAGGTGCTCGACAGCGGCATCGAGGAGAACGACGACGACACCGCTCTGCTCTGGATCGCGACCGAGCTCGTGCGCGGACAGGACCTGCGCGACGAGGTGCGCAAGGGCGGCCCACTGACCCGTGACGAGTGGTGGACGCTCGCCCACGACCTGCTCTCGGCCCTCGACGCCACCCACCAGGTCGGCCTCGTGCACCTCGACGTCAAGCCCGCCAACGTCATGCGTCAGCCCGGCCGCTCGGTGCTCGTCGACTTCGGCATCGCCTCCTTCGTCGCCGTCTCCGATCCGGGGGATGTGGGCGGCGGCACGCCCGGCTACTGCTCGCCCGAGCAGGTCGACGGCCGCATCGACGGAGCGGATCTGCACTACGCCGCCGATCTCTTCGCCGCGGCCTGCACCCTGACCTTCGCCGGCATCGGACGCTCGCCGTGGCGCGTGCCCAAGGTCAGCGCCCGCGAGCTCGGCGCCGCGCTGCACCGCACCCTGACGACCGATCCGCCGTACCTCACCGGCCTCGACGCCCAGCAGGTGCAGCTGCTCACCCCGATGCTCTCGGTGGACCCGAGCAAGCGTCCCAGCGCCGAGCAGGCCCTCGAGTTCGTGGCCGAGCAGCGCGAAGCGCACCGCCGCGCCGCCTTCGGCACCGCCGCGACCAACCTCGGCGGTCATCCCGCCTTCCCGGCGCAGCCCGGGGGAGCGGCGCCCGGCGCCGTGCTGCACGGCGCGGCGAGCACGCCCGGAGCGCCGTCCGCCCCGAGCCAGCCCGCCGGTCCGGCCTCGGTCGGATCCTTCGCCCCGGGATCGCTGCAGCCCGGTTCGCACCAGCCCGGATCGCTGCAGTCGGGCTCCTTCTCGTCGAACTCCGGCGGCGGGCCCTCGAACGGCCCCGGGTCGCACCAGCCGGGCTCGCTGGGATCGGGCTCGTTCTCGTCGAACCCCGGCACCGGGTCGGCGCCCGGATCGTTCGGGGCGCCCGCGCAGCATCCGGGAGCGTCCGGCTTCGGCGGAGCGGGGTCGGCGAGTGCGGATCCCGGAACCGCTGGGGGATCCGGCACGGGAACGGGCGGTCCGGCGACGGGCGGCTTCGGCACGGGTGCGCCGTCGGGCGGCCCGGATGCGGGCATCACCGGGCATGGAACGAACAGCCCGAGCGTCGACGGCCTCGGCGCGAGCAACCCGGGATCCGGCGGAACCGGCGGATCCGGTGCGAATGCCCCCGTCGGCGGCGGCTCCGGCCCCGCTGGTGCGACGCCGGGCGCGGGGTGGAACCCAGTGCCCGATGCCGCCTCGATGCCGCCGGTCGTCCCGGCTCCGCTGCTCGGAACGCCGGGAGCTCCGGTGCCGCCGCCGGCCGGCTTCGCGCCGCCGCAGCCCGTCGCCCCCGGAGCCGCCGCTCCGATGAACACGGCGACCCAGCATCCCGCGACCTTCGTCAACGGACCCCTCGCCGGCCCCTCGGCGCCCCCGTCGTCGGCGCCGATCTCGCAGGCCCCGATGTCTCAGAGCTTCGCTCCCCAGTCGTTCTCGACCCCGATGCCGCCGCAGGGCCCGGCGCCCGCGAATGCCGCGAACGAGTTCGACGGAGGCGACGCCACCGTCCACCGCTTCACGAACGCGCCGGCCGCGCCGACGAACCCGGGTGCCGCGCACGGCGCGAGCGCCGCCGATCCGTCCGGTGAGCCCCGCTCCTACTTCGCCGTCTGGCTGCTCTCCTGGCTGCTGGGCGTGGTCGGCGCCGACCGCTTCTACGTCGGCCGCCCTGTCTCGGGCGTGCTCAAGCTGATCACCGCCGGCGGCATCGGCGTCTGGGCGATCATGGACCTCATCCTGCTGTCGTGGGATGTGCTCAGCGACGGCAAGGGCCGGCGCCTGATCGCCCCCGAGTCGAGCCGTGGAATGCTGCGGGCGATCTCGATCATCTCGGGCGTGCTCTGGACGATCTTCATCCTGCTGTTCGCCCTGACGACGATCCCCACGACCTGA
- a CDS encoding TetR/AcrR family transcriptional regulator, with the protein MPRRPDPNRKQELLGQIIEYLLGSSLAGMTFRTLADALGVSTYSLVYHFGTRAELVQEIVRAITGRQQELLDAHPPATASLESYLEGFASYWRQSQSERNRQLRRLEIEAAMIEALDPDSIPIIRAANESYRAAATESLVTLGLSDEDARREAGVMVALVYGMQLDAVLTGDTERVNENFAAALDQFRARIEAHRAARAGRDAASGSGVSKAAAAH; encoded by the coding sequence ATGCCGAGACGACCCGACCCGAATCGCAAGCAGGAGCTGCTGGGGCAGATCATCGAGTATCTGCTCGGCAGCTCTCTCGCCGGCATGACCTTCCGCACGCTCGCGGACGCCCTGGGGGTGAGCACCTACTCGCTCGTGTACCACTTCGGCACCCGCGCCGAGCTGGTGCAGGAGATCGTGCGCGCGATCACCGGGCGCCAGCAGGAGCTGCTGGACGCGCATCCGCCGGCGACCGCCTCGCTCGAGAGCTACCTCGAGGGCTTCGCCTCGTACTGGCGGCAGTCGCAGAGCGAACGCAACCGTCAGCTGCGTCGACTCGAGATCGAGGCGGCCATGATCGAGGCGCTCGACCCCGACTCGATCCCGATCATCCGCGCCGCCAACGAGTCGTACCGCGCAGCGGCGACCGAATCGCTCGTGACGCTCGGACTGAGCGACGAGGATGCGCGGCGCGAGGCCGGCGTGATGGTGGCGCTCGTCTACGGCATGCAGCTCGATGCGGTGCTGACCGGCGACACCGAGCGGGTCAACGAGAACTTCGCGGCCGCTCTCGACCAGTTCCGCGCGCGGATCGAGGCGCATCGTGCCGCGCGCGCAGGTCGCGACGCCGCCTCGGGATCCGGCGTTTCGAAAGCGGCCGCCGCGCACTGA
- a CDS encoding MFS transporter, whose amino-acid sequence MLSTGLIAIDSTILATAVPTITRELGGFAQFPWLFSIYLLAQAVAVPVYSKLADTLGRKPVMLAGIALFLLGSILCGVAWDMPSLIAFRAVQGLGAGAIQPLAMTIAGDIYTLAERAKTQGYMASVWAISSVVGPTLGGVFAQLDAWRWIFFINVPLCLIAAALLLRNFHESVEKRKHRIDYLGAALLTGALALLILGVLEGGQAWAWASTPSFVVFGVGALLLVAALIVESRAAEPILPLRMLRSRLLVTTNLISLAIGAVVLGLTSYVPTYLEGSIGTAPLLAGLALAALTLGWPIAATLSGRLYLRFGFKRTVLTGMVFLMIGTLALVATAGTPSVVTVAITAFVTGLGCGLIATPSLLAAQSTASWGERGVVTGLNMFARSVGSAVGVAVFGAIANALIRTGAGGEQVASSVVAGSSAVFVAVVVVALLALAAAVAMPRTPVAQREAPAAGAPGAGAGEAEQPA is encoded by the coding sequence ATGCTCTCGACGGGCCTCATCGCGATCGACTCGACGATCCTCGCAACCGCGGTGCCGACGATCACGCGCGAGCTCGGCGGCTTCGCGCAGTTCCCGTGGCTGTTCTCGATCTACCTGCTCGCGCAGGCCGTGGCTGTGCCGGTCTACTCGAAGCTCGCCGACACCCTCGGCCGCAAGCCGGTCATGCTCGCGGGCATCGCGCTGTTCCTGCTCGGGTCGATCCTCTGCGGGGTCGCCTGGGACATGCCCTCGCTCATCGCCTTCCGCGCCGTGCAGGGCCTCGGTGCCGGCGCCATCCAGCCGCTCGCGATGACGATCGCGGGCGACATCTACACGCTCGCCGAGCGCGCGAAGACGCAGGGCTACATGGCCAGCGTCTGGGCGATCTCGTCGGTCGTCGGGCCGACGCTCGGCGGCGTCTTCGCCCAGCTGGATGCGTGGCGCTGGATCTTCTTCATCAACGTGCCGCTCTGCCTGATCGCGGCCGCGCTGCTGCTGCGCAACTTCCACGAGAGCGTCGAGAAGCGGAAGCACCGCATCGACTACCTCGGCGCCGCGCTGCTGACCGGAGCGCTCGCACTGCTGATCCTCGGGGTGCTCGAGGGCGGACAGGCGTGGGCCTGGGCATCGACACCCAGCTTCGTCGTCTTCGGCGTCGGGGCGCTGCTGCTCGTCGCGGCGCTGATCGTCGAGAGCCGCGCAGCCGAGCCGATCCTGCCGCTGCGGATGCTGCGCAGTCGGCTGCTCGTCACGACCAACCTGATCTCGCTCGCGATCGGCGCCGTCGTGCTCGGGCTCACCTCGTACGTGCCGACGTATCTCGAGGGCTCGATCGGCACCGCGCCGCTGCTGGCCGGGCTCGCGCTCGCCGCGCTCACGCTCGGCTGGCCCATCGCGGCGACGCTGTCGGGTCGGCTCTATCTGCGCTTCGGGTTCAAGCGCACGGTGCTCACCGGCATGGTGTTCCTGATGATCGGCACGCTCGCGCTCGTCGCGACCGCCGGCACCCCGAGTGTCGTCACGGTCGCGATCACCGCCTTCGTCACCGGACTCGGCTGCGGGCTCATCGCGACGCCCTCGCTGCTCGCGGCGCAGTCGACGGCGAGCTGGGGCGAGCGCGGCGTCGTCACCGGACTCAACATGTTCGCGCGCAGCGTCGGCAGCGCTGTCGGCGTCGCCGTGTTCGGTGCGATCGCGAACGCGCTCATCCGCACGGGCGCCGGCGGCGAGCAGGTGGCGTCGTCGGTCGTCGCCGGATCGTCGGCGGTGTTCGTCGCGGTCGTCGTGGTCGCACTGCTGGCGCTCGCCGCCGCGGTCGCGATGCCGCGCACGCCGGTCGCGCAGCGCGAAGCGCCCGCGGCGGGCGCACCCGGAGCCGGCGCCGGCGAGGCCGAGCAGCCCGCCTGA
- a CDS encoding RidA family protein: MTRRLISSGSDFEAQIGYSRAVVDGDWVFVSGTTGYDYSTGAISSDLGEQTAQTLRNIGAALTEAGASFADVVRVHYLLTDGSRFSECWPALREVFGEVRPAATMMQVPLMEPEMLIEIEVTARIRS; this comes from the coding sequence ATGACACGACGACTCATCTCCAGCGGCTCCGACTTCGAGGCGCAGATCGGCTACTCGCGTGCGGTCGTCGACGGCGACTGGGTGTTCGTCTCGGGCACGACCGGGTACGACTACTCCACCGGTGCGATCTCGAGCGACCTCGGCGAGCAGACGGCGCAGACGCTGCGCAACATCGGCGCCGCGCTGACCGAGGCCGGTGCGTCCTTCGCCGACGTCGTGCGGGTGCACTACCTGCTGACCGACGGCTCGCGCTTCAGCGAGTGCTGGCCCGCCCTGCGCGAGGTGTTCGGCGAGGTGCGACCGGCCGCGACGATGATGCAGGTTCCGCTCATGGAGCCGGAGATGCTCATCGAGATCGAGGTCACCGCGCGCATCCGCTCGTAG
- the mazG gene encoding nucleoside triphosphate pyrophosphohydrolase has translation MSELVAAVTAHPRLDELIAVLERLRAPGGCAWDRDQTHASLVRYLVEESAELVEAIESGDDAEMVEELGDVLYQVVFHADIAAEEGRFTIEDVAAHMTAKMVGRHPHVFGDGEVVADTADAVASNWDAWKAQEKPERTSVLDGVPDAMPSLALAEKLLGRADKVGHVVEVPTALAADAPADEEELGRRLLELVTVARGSGLDAERALRGAIRRLKADIRAVEAGGEPPTSSV, from the coding sequence ATGTCGGAGCTCGTGGCGGCCGTGACCGCGCATCCTCGTCTCGATGAGCTGATCGCCGTGCTCGAGCGGCTGCGGGCGCCGGGCGGATGCGCCTGGGATCGCGACCAGACCCATGCGAGCCTGGTGCGCTACCTCGTCGAGGAGAGCGCCGAGCTGGTCGAGGCGATCGAGTCGGGCGACGACGCCGAGATGGTCGAAGAGCTCGGCGATGTGCTCTACCAGGTCGTCTTCCACGCGGACATCGCGGCGGAGGAAGGTCGCTTCACGATCGAGGACGTCGCGGCGCACATGACCGCGAAGATGGTCGGCCGGCATCCGCACGTCTTCGGCGACGGCGAGGTCGTCGCCGACACGGCCGACGCGGTCGCGAGCAACTGGGATGCGTGGAAGGCGCAGGAGAAGCCGGAGCGCACGAGCGTGCTCGACGGCGTTCCCGATGCGATGCCCTCGCTCGCTCTGGCCGAGAAGCTGCTCGGCCGCGCCGACAAGGTCGGACACGTGGTCGAGGTGCCGACGGCGCTCGCCGCCGATGCGCCCGCCGACGAGGAGGAGCTCGGGCGTCGCCTGCTCGAGCTCGTGACGGTGGCGCGGGGGAGCGGGCTGGATGCCGAGCGCGCCCTGCGCGGCGCGATCCGCCGACTCAAGGCCGACATCCGCGCGGTCGAAGCCGGCGGCGAACCCCCGACATCCTCGGTGTAA
- a CDS encoding GNAT family N-acetyltransferase, translating to MAEVLTPRLRSATAEDVPRLLALEPADGTRFIDADRLRGDLDTGGLRLDTIWIAELDGRIVGRALWWGPPGEQHPVALDELWVAPDAVVDAEEVGLALLEAGHAALRASGVERMPGFDIEALADWRDRSDLAAAVGWRERVAERAGLGQRLERVKLLWRRGDPVPAAPTRVGFRPASDEAFIATLTRVARGSLDATTHREIAAVGAEQHARDEFAFYAGLPGRRGDWRLAFDRGVGGAGSVDEGSIDDVIGVIIPSRSAYSASVSYLGVVPEARGRGYGLDLLDEITRVHARADEPEITALTDADNTPMRRTFARGGYRETGVRIVREPAHPLEP from the coding sequence GTGGCCGAAGTCCTGACCCCGCGACTGCGCAGCGCGACAGCCGAGGACGTTCCCCGGCTGCTTGCACTGGAGCCGGCGGACGGCACCCGTTTCATCGACGCCGACCGTCTGCGGGGCGACCTGGATACCGGGGGACTCCGCCTCGACACGATCTGGATCGCCGAGCTCGATGGGCGCATCGTGGGCCGGGCGCTGTGGTGGGGTCCGCCGGGGGAGCAGCATCCGGTCGCCCTCGACGAGCTGTGGGTGGCACCCGACGCCGTCGTCGATGCCGAGGAGGTCGGACTCGCACTGCTCGAGGCCGGTCATGCGGCGCTCCGCGCCTCGGGCGTCGAGCGGATGCCGGGCTTCGATATCGAGGCACTGGCCGACTGGCGCGATCGCTCCGACCTCGCCGCGGCCGTCGGCTGGCGGGAGCGAGTGGCCGAGCGGGCCGGGCTCGGCCAACGGCTCGAGCGCGTGAAGCTGCTCTGGCGGCGGGGCGACCCGGTGCCGGCGGCGCCGACGCGGGTCGGATTCCGCCCGGCATCCGATGAGGCCTTCATCGCGACACTGACCCGGGTCGCGCGCGGCTCGCTCGACGCCACGACGCACCGCGAGATCGCCGCGGTCGGAGCCGAGCAGCACGCCCGCGACGAGTTCGCCTTCTATGCCGGGCTGCCCGGTCGGCGTGGTGACTGGCGCCTCGCGTTCGACCGCGGGGTCGGCGGAGCCGGCTCCGTCGACGAAGGCTCCATCGACGACGTGATCGGCGTGATCATCCCCTCGCGCTCCGCCTACTCCGCGAGCGTCAGCTACCTCGGCGTCGTGCCCGAAGCTCGCGGTCGCGGCTACGGTCTCGACTTGCTCGACGAGATCACGCGTGTGCACGCCCGGGCGGACGAGCCGGAGATCACGGCCCTCACGGATGCCGACAACACGCCCATGCGTCGCACCTTCGCCCGCGGCGGATACCGCGAGACAGGCGTGCGCATCGTGCGCGAGCCGGCGCATCCGCTCGAGCCCTGA
- a CDS encoding SDR family NAD(P)-dependent oxidoreductase, with product MAQYDVSGRSALVTGGGSGIGRAVAHTLAASGASVLVADLRAESAEAVVAEIAAAGGTAQAFVGDISDPAVAEKSVAAAAALAPFGIAVNNAGIGGAAAPVGEYPIDSWQKVVAVNLNAVFYGLRFQIPELVKNGGGSIINMASVLGSVGIPMSSAYVTTKHGVIGLTKNAALEYGAAKVRVNAVGPGFIHTPLVDANLTAEAQKALADQHALGRLGQPDEVASLVAFLASDAASFITGSYHLVDGGYAAH from the coding sequence ATGGCCCAGTACGACGTCTCCGGACGCTCCGCTCTCGTCACCGGAGGCGGATCCGGCATCGGCCGCGCCGTCGCGCACACCCTCGCTGCGAGCGGCGCCAGCGTGCTCGTCGCCGACCTGCGCGCCGAATCGGCCGAGGCCGTCGTCGCCGAGATCGCGGCCGCCGGCGGCACCGCCCAGGCCTTCGTCGGCGACATCTCCGACCCGGCCGTCGCCGAGAAGTCGGTCGCCGCGGCCGCCGCGCTCGCCCCCTTCGGCATCGCCGTCAACAACGCCGGCATCGGCGGCGCCGCGGCTCCGGTCGGCGAGTACCCGATCGACAGCTGGCAGAAGGTCGTCGCGGTCAACCTCAACGCGGTCTTCTACGGCCTGCGCTTCCAGATTCCCGAGCTCGTCAAGAACGGCGGCGGCTCGATCATCAACATGGCCTCGGTGCTCGGCTCGGTCGGCATCCCGATGTCGTCGGCCTACGTCACGACCAAGCACGGCGTGATCGGACTCACCAAGAACGCCGCACTCGAGTACGGCGCCGCCAAGGTGCGCGTCAACGCGGTCGGCCCCGGCTTCATCCACACCCCGCTCGTGGACGCCAACCTCACCGCCGAGGCGCAGAAGGCGCTCGCCGACCAGCACGCCCTCGGCCGCCTCGGTCAGCCCGACGAGGTCGCGTCGCTCGTCGCGTTCCTCGCTTCCGACGCCGCCTCGTTCATCACGGGCAGCTACCACCTCGTCGATGGCGGCTACGCCGCGCACTGA
- a CDS encoding TetR/AcrR family transcriptional regulator: MDARQRRSRAALRAAVLELAAERSIAEVTATDIAAAAGVHRTTFYQHAASPVDLLLDALGAEIDEARERTLTDTAAAPVEAIVAVSRAVIEHIDHHAAVYRRGLGPDSGGGSLHRMLGDHFLTSIDLLREQGRVPDAPVPAGADSVYVQASVDRHHADGAVGAIAVWLDLPEPRDPDVFIGILDVIQPAWWPKS; this comes from the coding sequence ATGGATGCACGTCAACGCCGCAGCCGCGCCGCCCTCCGCGCCGCCGTGCTCGAGCTCGCCGCCGAACGGTCGATCGCCGAGGTCACCGCCACCGACATCGCCGCGGCCGCGGGGGTGCACCGCACGACCTTCTACCAGCACGCCGCGTCGCCGGTCGACCTGCTGCTGGATGCGCTGGGCGCCGAGATCGACGAGGCCCGCGAGCGCACCCTCACCGATACCGCCGCGGCGCCGGTCGAGGCCATCGTCGCCGTGTCGCGCGCCGTGATCGAGCACATCGACCACCACGCCGCCGTCTACCGCCGCGGACTCGGCCCCGACAGCGGCGGCGGCAGCCTGCACCGGATGCTCGGCGACCACTTCCTCACCTCGATCGACCTGCTGCGCGAGCAGGGGCGCGTCCCCGATGCCCCCGTACCCGCGGGCGCCGACAGCGTCTACGTGCAGGCCAGCGTCGACCGTCACCACGCCGACGGCGCCGTCGGCGCGATCGCGGTCTGGCTCGACCTGCCCGAGCCGCGCGACCCCGACGTGTTCATCGGCATCCTCGACGTCATCCAGCCCGCCTGGTGGCCGAAGTCCTGA